In Aythya fuligula isolate bAytFul2 chromosome 25, bAytFul2.pri, whole genome shotgun sequence, a single genomic region encodes these proteins:
- the LOC116498692 gene encoding myb-related transcription factor, partner of profilin-like has protein sequence AAGGAARRGLLKRKPNFTLQEIEILMSEVLRYEPLLFGAAASTVNAYEKQKIWWRITNKINAAGRNQRDIGEVKNRWRGLRRRANDKITRHRQERQGPAARPAARLGTGPGTGTGPGPGPGPGPPELGPGPAPGWGLRAAAGLDPPLVTVEVVTPHGVKEEPVKEEPVEVKTEPFHDPADSVPARRLPRGSTRPPGEGWSPPRPPQPDLPLGGLGGQPEPPGCDFPSIIFEQEPEHLSDCSLGEPGGAPGTAEGTPESARLSPAEQRLIQCNERLVQEMRAFRRECAESRRETAAVLRSIAQALGGLSASLAQIRERYLGGPPAPQP, from the exons gcggcgggcggcgcggcgcggcgggggctGCTGAAGCGGAAACCGAACTTCACGCTGCAGGAGATCGAGATCCTGATGAGCGAGGTGCTCCGGTACGAGCCGCTGCTCTTCGGCGCCGCCGCCAGCACCGTGAACGCCTACGAGAAGCAGAAGATCTGGTGGCGCATCACCAACAAGATCAACGCCGCCGGCCGCAACCAGCGCGACATCGGCGAGGTGAAGAACCGCTGGCGGGGGCTGCGCCGCCGAGCCAACGACAAAATCACCCGGCACCGGCAGGAGCGGcagggccccgccgcccgccccgccgcgcgcCTCGGCACCGgccccggcaccggcaccggccccggtcccggccccggtcccggtccgCCCGAGCTCGGCCCCGGGCCCGCTCCCGGCTGGGGCCTGCGCGCCGCCGCCGGCCTCGACCCGCCGCTGGTCACCGTCGAGGTGGTGACACCGCACG GTGTGAAGGAGGAGCCGGTGAAGGAGGAGCCGGTGGAGGTGAAGACGGAGCCTTTCCACGACCCCGCCGACAGCGTCCCAGCGCGGCGGCTGCCCCGTGGCAGCACCCGCCCGCCCGGCGAGGGCTGGAGCCCCCCGCGACCCCCCCAGCCTGACCTCCCCCTGGGCGGCCTGGGCGGGCAGCCGGAGCCGCCGGGCTGCGACTTCCCCAGCATCATCTTCGAGCAGGAGCCCGAGCACCTCAGTGACTGCAGCCTGGGCgagccggggggggccccgggCACGGCGGAGGGGACCCCCGAAAGCGCCCGGCTCAGCCCGGCCGAGCAGCGCCTCATCCAGTGCAACGAGCGGCTGGTGCAGGAGATGCGAGCCTTCCGCCGGGAGTGCGCCGAGAGCCGCCGCGAGACCGCCGCCGTCCTGCGCAGCATCGCCCAGGCGCTGGGCGGCCTCAGCGCCAGCCTGGCCCAGATCCGCGAGCGCTACCTCGGGGGGCCGCCGgccccccagccctga
- the SHISA4 gene encoding protein shisa-4, whose translation MGPAGPGGRWPLAGTVLVAVAASLAAGDEDCLWYVDRNGSWHPGFDCNFFTFCCGTCHQRYCCRDPLRLITERQQRHCLAFSPKTIAGIASAVVLFIAIVTTIVCCFMCSCCYLYQRRQHLRTPLQGPEIPLASYPAPPPAPFPVDPKAGPVPPQPGFTPMAMYPPVGPAAQYPLYPSGPPVYNPAAPPPYVPAQPSYPGA comes from the exons ATGGGGCCCGCTGGCCCCGGTGGCCGCTGGCCCCTGGCCGGGACCGTGCTGGTGGCCGTGGCCGCCTCGCTGG CGGCGGGCGACGAGGACTGCCTGTGGTACGTGGACAGGAACGGCTCGTGGCACCCCGGCTTCGACTGCAACTTCTTCACCTTCTGCTGCGGCACGTGCCACCAGCGGTACTGCTGCCGCGACCCGCTGCGCCTCATCACCGAGCGCCAGCAGCGCCACTGCCTCGCCTTCAG ccccaagaCCATCGCGGGCATCGCCTCGGCCGTGGTGCTCTTCATCGCCATCGTCACCACCATCGTCTGCTGCTTCATGTGCTCCTGCTGCTACCTCTACCAGCGCCGGCAGCACCTCCGCACCCCCCTGCAAG GCCCTGAGATCCCCCTGGCCAGCTACCCCgcaccccccccagccccattcccTGTGGACCCCAAAgccggccccgtgcccccccagcCTGGCTTCACCCCCATGGCCATGTACCCGCCGGTCGGCCCCGCCGCCCAGTACCCGCTGTACCCCTCCGGACCCCCCGTCTACAACCCCGCAG CACCACCACCCTACGTCCCCGCACAGCCCAGCTACCCCGGTGCCTGA
- the LOC116498901 gene encoding LOW QUALITY PROTEIN: innate immunity activator protein-like (The sequence of the model RefSeq protein was modified relative to this genomic sequence to represent the inferred CDS: deleted 1 base in 1 codon), protein MEGREEASDTDSGIMLHSGPGSPVSPLKELAQRVRRQQQALEACVQELRRLCLREAELTGTLPREFPLKAGEKPPKVRRRIGAAFKLDETLVLRGADPLSALERDLALQLQIAKAAHRLCREENISKQLRRRRKTAALKEEKKLKELENTLSQCRLLAGHRPLPASGSGGAQELSASDESSLSDAVLLEEEETQLPGPGTPRGSPSPSPSSSPSPRPRSVPEECSEAEGPGHPPTPASPWRETSLDGPYEKAKKVGDDPGDGETWGSRCCPTSPPAVATAPGSPDLTVSLAPRATDVPPYRFVPIRTLVLCRQAGSSAPSTPEPPSRRGQSQSLRVEARWEPGEPRGRSTAPRRRPTYYTVTVPTSCLTAPGPTHHSGSDDSISDVSSISHATSPGSSSPDVSFPRPPAPPPLTEPGYYPRGAPRLLPPPGPPAFLYEQDLAPLRYQRLVPSHSRIVRTPSLKDYAPAGARGLSKAAVTEELKSWHQRARLRGARPHSLDRQGAFRGPRGGTPHDGPPIRGAPLRAQAPPIRVLRRSPDGVPVQVYVPENGEIVTQV, encoded by the exons atggagggcagggaggaggcgAGCGACACCGACAGCGGGATCATGCTGCACTCGG GCCCCGGCAGCCCGGTGTCCCCGCTGAAGGAGCTGGCGCAGCGGGtgcggcggcagcagcaggcgcTGGAGGCGTGCGTGCAGGAGCTGCGGCGGCTCTGCCTGCGCGAGGCG GAGCTGACGGGGACGCTGCCCCGCGAGTTCCCCCTGAAGGCCGGCGAGAAGCCCCCCAAGGTGCGGCGCAGGATCGGTGCCGCCTTCAAGCTGGACGAGACCCTGGTGCTGCGCGGGGCG gaCCCTCTGAGCGCCCTGGAGCGGGACCTGGCGCTGCAGCTGCAGATCGCCAAGGCCGCCCACCGCCTGTGCCGGGAGGAGAACATCAGCAAGCAGCTGCGCCGGAGGAGGAAGACGGCGGCgctgaaggaggagaagaagctgaaggagctggagaaCACCCTCAGCCAGTGCCGCCTCCTGGCCGGCCACCGGCCCCTGCCTGCCAGCGGCTCCGGGGGTGCTCAGG agctcagcgcctcGGACGAGAGCTCACTGTCGGACGCCGTCCTGCTGGAGGAGG AGGAGACACAGCTGCCAGGACCCGGCACCCCGCGGGGGTCCCCATCTCCGTCCCCGTCCTCGTCCCCCTCCCCACGGCCCCGTTCAGTCCCCGAGGAGTGCTCTGAggcggaggggccggggcaCCCACCCACACCTGCCAGCCCCTGGAGGGAGACCAGCCTCGATGGGCCCTACGAGAAGGCCAAGAAAGTCGGCGATGACCCTGGGGACGGCGAAACCTGGGGGTCCCGATGCTGCCCCACGTCCCCACCTGCTGTCGCCACCGCCCCTGGCAGTCCTGACCTCACAGTCTCGCTGGCGCCCAGGGCCACGGATGTCCCTCCGTACCGCTTCGTCCCCATCCGGACCCTGGTGCTGTGCCGGCAGGCGGGCTCCAGCGCCCCGAGCACCCCGGAGCCACCGAGCCGGCGGGGACAATCCCAGTCCCTGAG GGTGGAGGCGCGCTGGGAGCCCGGCGAGCCGCGGGGCCGCAGCaccgctccccgccgccgccccacGTACTACACGGTGACGGTGCCCACCTCCTGCTTGACGGCCCCCGGCCCCACGCATCACTCCGGCTCCGACGACAGCATCTCCGACGTCTCCAGCATCTCCCACGCCACCtccccgggcagcagcagccccgacGTCTCCTTCCcgcgccccccagccccgccaccCCTCACCGAACCCGGTTACTACCCCCGGGGCGCCCCCCGGCTCCTGccaccccccggccccccggctTTCCTCTACGAGCAGGATCTGGCCCCGCTGCGCTACCAGCGCCTGGTGCCCTCGCACAGCCGCATCGTGCGCACCCCCTCGCTCAAGGACTACGCGCCGGCGGGCGCCCGCGGGCTCTCCAAGGCA GCGGTGACGGAGGAGCTCAAGTCATGGCACCAGCGCGCCCGGCTGCGGGGCGCCCGGCCCCACTCCCTCGACAGGCAGGGCGCCTTCCGGGGACCCCGCGGCGGGACCCCCCATGACGGCCCCCCCATCCGTGGGGCCCCGCTGCGGGCTCAG GCGCCCCCGATCCGTGTCCTGCGGCGCTCCCCGGACGGCGTGCCCGTGCAGGTCTACGTGCCTGAGAACGGTGAGATCGTCACACAGGTGTGA
- the GPR25 gene encoding probable G-protein coupled receptor 25, with translation MAPEATEEPEASADYEYLAGSNATGSPEQLFTTVAIPVLYSFIFLLGFAGNLFVIVLLAKRSGGRRAVDTFVLNLAVADVVFVCTLPFWVAAGARGNRWLLGEGLCKASSYAISVNRCSSILFLTALSVERYLVIWKVLDTRRAGSRRHVLFACGLIWAVSLLLGAPALWYRRLDGDDCWDEDGEDFSLAMVFLTFLLPLGVILFCYCSIYCRLQRHVRLGRGVRRSHRVIVAIVAAFVCSWLPLNACKVLLFLLAKGMLVLPAGQEGTLRWVVATSTCLAFANSCVNPVIYALMDPRLRCPPALGARTPPSTTASSPSPGSGTKLPPVPSPRPGT, from the coding sequence ATGGCTCCCGAGGCCACCGAGGAACCGGAGGCTTCGGCCGACTACGAGTACCTGGCGGGCAGCAACGCGACGGGGAGCCCGGAGCAGCTCTTCACGACCGTTGCCATCCCCGTCCTCTACtccttcatcttcctcctcGGCTTCGCAGGGAACCTCTTCGTCATCGTGCTGCTGGCCAAGAGGAGCGGCGGCAGGAGGGCGGTGGACACCTTCGTGCTGAACCTGGCCGTGGCCGATGTCGTCTTTGTCTGCACCCTGCCCTTCTGggtggcggcgggggcgcggggCAACCGGTGGCTGCTCGGGGAAGGGCTGTGCAAGGCGAGCAGCTACGCCATCAGCGTCAACCGCTGCTCCAGCATCCTCTTCCTCACCGCGCTCAGCGTGGAGCGCTACCTGGTCATCTGGAAGGTGCTGGACACCAGGCGGGCGGGCTCCAGGAGGCACGTCCTGTTCGCCTGCGGGCTGATCTGGGCCGTCTCCCTCCTGCTGGGCGCGCCGGCGCTGTGGTACCGGCGGCTGGACGGGGACGACTGCTGGGACGAGGACGGGGAGGACTTCAGCCTGGCCATGGTCTTCctcaccttcctcctgcccctgggggTCATCTTGTTCTGCTACTGCTCCATCTACTGCCGCCTGCAGCGGCACGTGCGGCTGGGCAGGGGCGTGCGGCGCTCCCACCGTGTCATTGTCGCCATCGTCGCGGCTTTCgtctgctcctggctgcccctCAACGCCTGCAAggtgctcctcttcctcctggccAAGGGGATGCTGGTGCTGCcggcggggcaggaggggacCCTGCGCTGGGTGGTGGCCACCAGCACCTGCCTGGCCTTTGCCAACAGCTGCGTCAACCCCGTCATCTACGCCCTGATGGACCCGCGCCTCCGCTGCCCACCCGCCCTCGGTGCCAGGACCCCCCCCTCCACCACCGCCTCCAGCCCCTCGCCCGGCAGCGGGACCAAGCTCCCCCCGGTCCCCAGCCCCCGGCCAGGCACGTAA
- the TMEM167B gene encoding protein kish-B, with protein sequence MTNVYSLDGLLVFGLLLVCTCAYLRKVPRLRAWLHGERRGLGGVCYKAAVIGTRLHAFVSVSCVLMAFYVLALK encoded by the exons ATGACCAACG TGTACTCGCTGGACGGGCTGCTGGTGTTCGGGCTGCTCCTGGTGTGCACCTGCGCCTACCTGCGGAAGGTGCCGCGGCTCCGCGCCTGGCTGCACGGAGAGAGGAGGGGGCTCGGCGGGGTCTGCTACAAGG CTGCCGTGATCGGCACCCGGCTGCACGCCTTCGTGTCGGTGTCCTGCGTCCTGATGGCGTTCTACGTCCTGGCCCTCAAGTGa